DNA sequence from the Acidobacteriota bacterium genome:
TGGTGAAGCCCGCCGACGAGAACGAGCTCCGGGCGCGCGTCCGCGCCGGGCTCCGCCTCCAGCGCGCGCTCGCCGAGCTCGAGGCGAAGAACGAGCTCCTGGAGCGCCTCGCGCTGACCGACCCGCTCACCGGCCTCGCGAACCGTCGGGCGTTCGAGGAAGCTCTCTCCACCGAGACGGCCCGCGCCACGCGCCACGGCAAGCCGCTCTCCCTCCTCTTCCTCGACCTCGACCACTTCAAGGACGTGAACGACCGGCACGGGCACGCGGTGGGCGACGAGGTCCTGTCGGCCGTTTCGGATCTCCTGAAGCGGCTGGGGCGTCGCGGCGACATGAGCGCCCGGATCGGCGGCGAGGAGTTCGCGGTCATCCTGCCCCAGACGTCCCTGCCCCAGGCGAAGCTCGTCGCGGAGCGGATCCGCGCGGCGCTCGAGGCGTCGCCCGTCGGCCGGAGCCAGTTCGTGTCGGTGACGACCTCGATCGGCTGCTCCTCGTTCGACGGCTCCGGAACCGTGGCGTCCTCGGCCCTCCTCAGGGCCGCCGACGAAGGGACGCTCTACACGGCGCGAACCAGGGCCGAGGGGCGGCTGGGAAGAGGGTGCCCGAATGACGCACAATCCGGGGGGTGTTTGGCCCGAGCCCAAGCCCGTGGCGAGCGCCACCGGTTGTGGGAACGCCACAGCCACTGCGCAGGCGGGCCGCCACTTTCGGATCCTGTCCCGCCCTGGACCATCCATTGCTCGCGCCGGAGGCCGGCCCGCCGGGGGTCAGGGCCTCCGGAGTCCGCTCCTCCTTCGTCAGGGTCCGGACGTCGATCGGCTCCTCGATCGTGATGCGATAGCGGCCTCCGGGGCCAGTCCGGAAGGAGGAGGTGGGCAGGATGAGCGCCTCCGTCTTGTCCGCGAAGCGCGCCACGGCGGACGTGGTGGACGCGGGGCGTCCGAAGAACGGTACGACGAGGGCGTCGGGCGTGCGGGCGTGCTGGTCGGGGAGGATGCCGATCGAGCCCCCCTTCCGCAGGGTCCGGAGAACTTCTCTCGCGGCGTCCGCCTTGGGAATGAGCCGATGGCCGCTCCTCTCGCGGAACGCCGTGAAATACCGGTTGATCTCGGGGTTGTCGAGCGGCCGGACGACGATCGTGGCGGGGAGGCCGAGCGCGCCGAACGCGAGGGCGCCCGCCTCCCAGTTGCCCAGGTGCGGCGTGAGGAAGAGAACGCCGCGCCCCGACGCGACGGCCGCCCGCGCGAACTCCGCGCCCGAGACTTCGAACCGCGAGACCAGCGACTCGAGCGGCTCGTGGAACGACCAGACGATCTCGGCGCCCAGTCCGCCGAGGTGCTCGAAGACGCGCCGGGAGAGCGTTCGTACCTCCTCTTCCGAGAGCTCGGGAAAGGCCCGCGCGAGGTTCGTCCGCGCGAGCCGACGGCGCTTGGCGTCCACACGCATCCAGAGCCGCCCCAGCCGCTGGCCGAAACGCTCGGCCCCGGGGAGCGACAGGCGTGAGAAGAGCCAGACGGCGAGCCGGAAAGCCGACGCCTCGACGCGATTCCGGAAGGTCGATCGCTGCTTTGCCACACGAGGGCTGCCTCTTGAGCCGCGCGAGCACCTCGGAGATGAAGTCCTTCTCGAGGATCTGCATCTCGATCGCCACACGAAAGATCGGCAGGCTCACCCTTCCCTCCAGCTTCACGGCGTCCTTCTCGGTCGTCACGATCGCCGTCGCGCCCGCCTCCTCGGCCTCGCGGAGGATGCCGCCGATCGCCACGTCGCCGTAGGGGTGGTGGTCGCGGAAAACGCCAGGGAGGCGGGACGATCTTGAGGCCGGCGGGCCAGCGTCGCGAAGAACGCCTCGGGGTGCGCCAGACCGGCCACGGCCACCGCCGTGCCCGGGTAGATGAAGGTCGGTTCGACGGTCTCGCCGCGGTCGTCGGTGATGCCGAGCACGTTGGTCCGCGCATGGTAGACAGGGGTGGGCCTGCTCGGTCTTCGTCACGACGAGAAAGTCCGCGCGCGCGAGGGACGCGAGGGGCTCGCGCAGGCGCCCGGCGGGCAGGAGCGCGCCGCCGGCGTCGGGCGCCGTCGCGTCGAGGAGGACGACGTCGAGGTCGCGCGCGAGGGCGACGTGCGAGAAGCCGTCGTCGAGGAGGTGAAGAGTCGATGTCGGGGCCAGCGCCTCCAGCCGTGCGCGCGCCGCGCCCCGCCGCGCGTCCGCCAGGATCGGGACGCGCGGCAGCGCCCGCGCGAGGACGAGCGCCTCGTCGCCCGACGCCCGGACGTTCGCGACGGTCCCCGCGCCGTCGGAGACGACGACGGGTCCGACGCTTCGCCGCCCGTAGCCTCGCGTCACGATGGACGGCCGGAGCCCGCGCGCGAGGAGCCCGCCCGCGAGCCACCTCAGGAAGGGCGTCTTCCCCGTCCCGCCCGCCGCGACGTTGCCGATCGAGAGGACCGGCCGGCCCGCCTTCCGCACCTTCAGGACGCCCCGCTCGTAGAGCGACAGGCGCGTCGAGATCGCGGCGCCGTAAAGCGCGGCGAGAGGAGAGGAGGCGCCTTTCACACGGGCGCTGACTGCCGTCGAGGAGCGCGAGAGCGATGGCCACGGCACGCGCCGCGGCGCCCGACGACGTCGCGAAGAGGGCTCGGCGGCGTTGCCGGCGCGGCTCCTCCGCGCCTCGTCCGCGACGAGGCGAGGAACCGCGCGGCGACGTCGCCGGCGTCGGCAACCGCGAGGCAGCCGTCGCCGGCGCCCTCGACGGAGGCCCGGATGTTCCAGATGGACGGGCCGACGAGCGTCGGCAGGCCCGCGCGGAGCGGCTCGAGGACGTTGTGTCCGCCGCGGTCGCCGAAGGTCCCGCCGAGGAGGGCCACGGTCCCGAGCCGATAGGTGCCAGCGAGCTCGCCCACGGGGAGCCCCCGGCCCTTCGGCGAGCCGGCTCCTCCGGGCCAGGCGGAGGCCCCGGCTCCCTGCGAGGCGTGCCGCACGCGTCGAAGACCTCGGGCCGGCGCGGCGCCAGGACGAGGAACGAGGGGAGCCGGCGGCCGCCAGGCGGCGCCGCGCGGCGAGGAGCAGGTCGAGCTCGTCCCCGGCCAGGGAGCCCGCGACGAGGACCGGACGCGGCCGCGAGGGCCCGGAACGCGCCCGGCGAAGGCGGCTGCGCGGGCGCGGGGCGGTCGAACTTCAGGTCGCCCGCCACCGCGATCCGCTCTGCGGGATGCCGATCTCGGCGAAGCGGGCCGCGTCCTACTCGGTCCGGGCCGAGACGCGGGTGAGGGCCGAAAGGGGGCCGCGACAGCAGCCGCCCGGCGGTCCAGAACCGCACGGACCGGTCCGACAGGCGCGCGTTCACGAGGAGCACCGGAGTCCGCTGCGTCCGGGCCTCGGCGAGGACGGCGGGCCAGAGCTCGGTCTCTACGAGGACGAGCAGCCGCGGGCGTTCGGCATCGAAGAAGCGCCGCACCGCGGACGGGAGGTCGAGAGGAAACGGCCGGGTGGCGACGGACTGGAAGCGCCCGGCCAGAAGGCCACGCCCGCGGGCGTGGTCGCGCTGACGAGGAGGCGGAGCCCGGGCCTCTCGGGCCCGCGGGGAGGCCACCTCACCTGCGGGAGACGCCCTGATCTCCACCTCGCCCACCGACACGCGGCCTGGACCCAGACGCGGCCTGACGGAGGGCAGGCCGGGGCCACAGCCGGGGAGAATCAGCGGCTCAAATCTATTCGCGGCAAGGAATTTAAATCCGCATGCGCCGGGGCTGGATTATACTGGCGGACCGGCCTGGAGCCGTGGTCTCCGTGATA
Encoded proteins:
- a CDS encoding diguanylate cyclase, with amino-acid sequence MTDSEMPVMDGITLCRLIKGNELIHSTYVIFLSAHGATNAKVTALDVGADDYLVKPADENELRARVRAGLRLQRALAELEAKNELLERLALTDPLTGLANRRAFEEALSTETARATRHGKPLSLLFLDLDHFKDVNDRHGHAVGDEVLSAVSDLLKRLGRRGDMSARIGGEEFAVILPQTSLPQAKLVAERIRAALEASPVGRSQFVSVTTSIGCSSFDGSGTVASSALLRAADEGTLYTARTRAEGRLGRGCPNDAQSGGCLARAQARGERHRLWERHSHCAGGPPLSDPVPPWTIHCSRRRPARRGSGPPESAPPSSGSGRRSAPRS